Sequence from the Pseudocalidococcus azoricus BACA0444 genome:
GCATTCTCCACGAATGGCAAGGGCGACCCATTAGTGCCAATTATCCCTACTGCGTCAAGTTTTCTCCAAAGTTTTCGGCTCATCTTCAGGCCAGTGAACTAGAACCCGAGACTGATGCTTACAGCAGATTCTCCAACTAGGTGGCACAGTAGCAACAGTGAGTATAGTAGT
This genomic interval carries:
- a CDS encoding ferredoxin-thioredoxin reductase variable chain translates to MIASEKENFTLGMAVRVKTSVLVYHHPEHRGQAFDIQGLVGHITGILHEWQGRPISANYPYCVKFSPKFSAHLQASELEPETDAYSRFSN